Within the Agromyces ramosus genome, the region GAATGCCCCGAGCGTCGCCCCGATCTCGTTCTTGCGCGTCGGGATGATCGCCGTGTGCGGGATCGGGATCCCGAGCGGATGCCGGAACAGCGCGGTCACCGCGAACCAGTCGGCGATCGCTCCGACCATCGCGCCCTCGGCGGCGGCGCGCACGTACGCGAGCCACGGCACCTGCTCCTGCAGGGCGAACGACACCGCGAACACGACCGCGGCGACGACGAGCAGCCCGGCCGCGACGCGCTTCATCCTGCGGAGCGCGACGAGCCGCTCGGCATCGGTCGGCACGGCGCCCCACCCGGTCGTCGATGTCCCGCGCTGCTCGTCGATCGTGGTCATGAGTCGCTCCTCACGCTCCGCCCGTTGCGCCCGGTGTCGACGCTAGCCGCTCGCCCTGAGTGCGGTGGCTAGGCTGGCCTGCATGACGGATGCCGCGCCCACACCCCCCGAGGAGACCTACTCCTACCTGGGTCCGGCCGGCACCTTCACCGAGGCCGCGCTGAAGCAGGTGCCCGAGGCATCCGGCAAGCACTGGCGCTCGGTGAACAACGTCGGCGAGGCGCTGGCGGATGTCACGACCGGGCGTTCGATCGCCGCGATGATCGCGATCGAGAACTCCATCGAGGGCGGGGTGAGTGCCACTCAAGACGCGCTCGCCACGGTGCCGGGCCTGCGCATCATCGGCGAGTACCTCGTTCCGGTGAACTTCGTGCTCGTCGCCCGGCGCGGCACGGCGCTCGCCGACGTGCAGGTCGTGAACGCGCATCCGGTCGCCTATGCGCAGTCGCGCGGCTGGCTCGAGCGCGAGCTCCCCGACCACGGCCACCTCCCGGCCACGAGCAACGTGCAGGCCGCGTCCTCCCTCTTCGACGCCGACAGCAACGCGGATGCCGCCGTCGCGCCGCCCGGCATCACCGACCACCTCGACGTGGAGGTGCTCGCCCGCGACATCGGCGACAACCCCAACGCCGTCACCCGCTTCGTGCTCGTGAGCCGCTCGCGCGTGCTGCCGCCGCCGACCGGCGCCGACAAGACGAGCCTCATCGTCGAGCTGCCCGACGACGAGCCCGGCTCGCTCCTCGCGATGCTCGAGCAGTTCTCGACGCGGGGCGTGAACCTCTCGCTCCTCGAGTCACGGCCGATCGGCGACTCCCTCGGCCGCTACCGCTTCGTCGTCGACCTCGACGGGCACATCGGCGACGAACGCGTCGCCGACGCCCTCCTCGGCCTGCGGCGCACGAGCCCGAACGTGATCTTCCTCGGCTCGTACCCGCGGGCCGACAAGCGTGAGATCGAGTACCACTCCAAGTACGATGACGGCATCTTCATCGAGGCCCGTGATTGGCTGCGCGGCCTCTTGAGCGGCGAGCCCGACTGACCCGGCGCGCCCGAGCCGAGGAGCAGGCGTGAGCGATTCGAGCACCAAGGGCGTCGATCCCAGATTCGATCCGCGATTCCAGCGGGGATACACGGGTGCCGACGAGGCGAACACCCCGGTGGGGCCTCCGAGCCCGTACCCGCCACGGGTGCCGGGCGCGGAGCAGACGAGGCCCGCGGCCGGAGATGCCACCGCTCGGCTGCTCGAGGCGATGCAGCGCACGGCGCCACCGAGGCCCATCGTCCCGCCCGCAAGCGCAGCGCCGCCGGGCGCAGACGACGACACGAGTGCGACCGCCCTGGCCGACCTCCGAAGGCTCGCGCCGGAACCGCAACCGCAACCGGAACCCGCATCCGGGTCCGGCGATCAGCACGCACGCCCTTGGTTCATCGCCGGATGGGTGCTCTCGGCCGCCCTCCTCGCGATCGGCACGTGGTGGGCATGGGCGGCAAACTCCGACCCCACCTACTACATGGGCGTTGGCGGCATCGACATGGCGTTCCGGCAGTTGGGCTGGAGCCTCGGCGCACCACTATTGCAGGCCGG harbors:
- the pheA gene encoding prephenate dehydratase; amino-acid sequence: MTDAAPTPPEETYSYLGPAGTFTEAALKQVPEASGKHWRSVNNVGEALADVTTGRSIAAMIAIENSIEGGVSATQDALATVPGLRIIGEYLVPVNFVLVARRGTALADVQVVNAHPVAYAQSRGWLERELPDHGHLPATSNVQAASSLFDADSNADAAVAPPGITDHLDVEVLARDIGDNPNAVTRFVLVSRSRVLPPPTGADKTSLIVELPDDEPGSLLAMLEQFSTRGVNLSLLESRPIGDSLGRYRFVVDLDGHIGDERVADALLGLRRTSPNVIFLGSYPRADKREIEYHSKYDDGIFIEARDWLRGLLSGEPD